The proteins below are encoded in one region of Triticum aestivum cultivar Chinese Spring chromosome 1B, IWGSC CS RefSeq v2.1, whole genome shotgun sequence:
- the LOC123129895 gene encoding subtilisin-like protease gives MASLANLLISLFSLTLMLLHAPAPALCNDLGAGLSPGHHTYIVLLRPPVEAGSDDDHRWWQDSFLPTPLAGSDEPRLIHTYTEVFTGFAVRLTEDDLAMVSQRKEFLRAFPDHLWRPSTTHTPKFLGLEKDAGLWKDTNYGQGVIIGVLDTGIYAEHPSFDDSGIPPPPSKWKGSCHGAARCNNKLIGAKFRNPRAYDSGDDTGHGTHTSSTAAGNFVSHASAHGLGRGTAAGIAPHAHLAMYRVCIILGCASSDIVAGLDEAVKDGVDVLSLSLGPFFDVNFTDDPVAIGTFNAVAKGVVVVAAAGNNGPRSFIANSAPWLLTVAAGSVDRSFQTVVQLGNGEHISGEAFNQTANSSSSSVPLYWNKHCKSSLAGRNVAGKIVICHNTGPMNDTGSAINQSDISGIMSAGAAGIVLINRKDAGFTTLLEDYGSNVVQVTVADGKKITEYVRTTSKASANVIYKNTLLGVHPSPTVAAFSSRGPSTYSPGVLKPDILAPGLNIIAAWPPLTILGSGPFNIRSGTSMSTPHVSGIAALVKSSHPDWSAAAIKSAILTTADITDSAGGPILDEQHQRATAYAMGAGHANPIKAIDPGLVYDLSITEYAGYICALLGDQGLATIARDPTLSCKMLPKIPEAQLNYPSITVPLRTRPFTVNRTVTNVGPINSVYTLKMEVPKSLRVRVYPETLVFSKVGQKKTFSITFLSMLRFSWALMTISGALELDYDDIKVIINLHEQRRDSGRSVAAGRCTLELEYAATTELLRHHCRLMFSITPEHLELSSN, from the exons ATGGCATCCTTGGCCAACCTCCTCATCTCACTTTTCTCGCTCACCCTCATGCTCCTGCATGCTCCTGCACCTGCGTTATGCAACGACCTAGGTGCAGGCCTCTCTCCAGGCCATCACACATACATTGTGCTGCTGAGGCCACCCGTCGAAGCCGGCAGCGACGACGACCACCGCTGGTGGCAGGATTCCTTCCTGCCAACGCCTCTCGCCGGCTCCGATGAGCCACGCCTCATCCATACCTACACTGAGGTCTTCACGGGGTTTGCCGTGAGGCTCACCGAAGACGACCTCGCCATGGTGTCCCAGAGGAAGGAGTTTCTGCGGGCGTTTCCAGACCATCTCTGGCGCCCCAGCACCACTCACACTCCGAAGTTCCTCGGACTGGAGAAAGATGCCGGGCTGTGGAAGGACACCAACTATGGCCAAGGAGTCATAATCGGGGTCCTGGACACCGGCATATACGCAGAGCACCCTTCCTTTGATGACAGTGGCATCCCGCCACCCCCATCAAAGTGGAAGGGCTCATGCCATGGCGCTGCACGCTGCAACAACAAATTAATAGGTGCCAAATTCCGTAATCCCAGAGCATATGATTCCGGAGATGACACAGGGCATGGAACACATACCTCGTCCACCGCAGCTGGGAACTTTGTCAGTCATGCCTCAGCCCATGGCCTCGGCAGGGGCACAGCTGCCGGAATTGCTCCACATGCACACTTGGCCATGTACAGGGTCTGCATCATTCTTGGGTGTGCATCCTCGGACATAGTTGCCGGGTTAGATGAAGCCGTCAAGGATGGTGTTGATGTGCTTTCACTCTCCCTCGGCCCCTTTTTTGATGTCAACTTCACTGATGACCCGGTTGCCATTGGCACATTCAATGCGGTAGCAAAGGGTGTTGTTGTCGTGGCTGCAGCTGGTAACAACGGGCCAAGGTCCTTTATTGCCAACTCTGCACCATGGTTGCTCACAGTTGCAGCTGGCTCGGTGGACCGAAGCTTCCAGACCGTTGTGCAGCTTGGCAATGGCGAGCACATCAGTGGGGAAGCTTTCAATCAGACTGCGAACTCAAGCTCCAGCTCTGTTCCTCTGTATTGGAACAAACACTGCAAGTCATCATTGGCTGGAAGAAATGTGGCTGGCAAAATTGTGATTTGCCATAACACAGGACCAATGAATGACACAGGGTCAGCAATCAACCAGTCTgacatcagtggcatcatgagtgcCGGGGCGGCTGGCATAGTCCTGATCAACAGGAAAGATGCTGGCTTCACCACCCTTCTGGAGGACTATGGCAGTAATGTTGTGCAAGTGACTGTGGCTGATGGCAAGAAAATCACAGAGTATGTGAGGACAACAAGCAAAGCCAGTGCCAATGTTATATACAAGAACACTTTACTTGGCGTCCATCCATCTCCCACCGTCGCAGCATTCTCATCCCGCGGTCCCAGCACATACAGCCCCGGTGTGCTAAAGCCAGATATATTAGCACCCGGGCTCAACATCATTGCTGCATGGCCACCGCTCACCATTCTTGGATCTGGGCCATTCAACATTAGATCAGGGACATCCATGTCGACTCCACATGTCAGTGGAATCGCTGCGCTTGTCAAGAGCTCCCATCCTGATTGGTCTGCTGCTGCTATCAAGTCAGCCATCCTCACCACAGCTGACATCACGGACAGCGCTGGTGGCCCGATCTTGGACGAGCAGCATCAGAGGGCAACCGCGTATGCCATGGGTGCTGGCCATGCCAATCCTATAAAAGCTATTGATCCGGGCCTTGTGTATGACCTTAGCATCACTGAGTATGCTGGCTACATATGTGCTCTCCTCGGTGATCAGGGCTTGGCAACCATTGCGCGTGACCCGACATTGTCCTGCAAAATGCTTCCCAAGATACCAGAGGCACAGTTGAACTACCCATCCATAACAGTGCCACTCAGGACGAGGCCATTCACGGTGAACAGAACCGTGACAAATGTGGGGCCAATAAATTCAGTATACACACTGAAGATGGAGGTTCCCAAGTCTCTGAGAGTGCGAGTCTACCCAGAGACGCTGGTGTTCTCCAAGGTTGGACAAAAGAAAACATTCAGCATTACG TTCCTTTCAATGCTTAGGTTCAGTTGGGCACTAATGACTATTTCGGGTGCTTTGGAATTAGATTATGATGATATTAAGGTCATCATCAATCTACATGAGCAAAGGAGAG ATAGTGGCCGCAGCGTTGCCGCTGGACGGTGCACACTGGAGCTGGAGTATGCAGCCACGACAGAGCTGCTCCGACATCACTGTAGGTTGATGTTCTCTATCACTCCTGAACACCTTGAACTGTCCTCTAATTGA